Proteins from one Microbacterium faecale genomic window:
- a CDS encoding AAA family ATPase, whose translation MHLKSLTVKGFKSFAQPTTFVLEPGVTAIVGPNGSGKSNVVDALAWVMGEQGAKTLRGGKMEDVIFAGTATRGPLGRAEVQLTIDNADGALPIEYSEVSIRRTLFRSGQSEYAINGEACRLLDVQELLSDSGLGREMHVIVGQGRLDSVLRATPEERRGFIEEAAGILKHRRRKEKTLRKLDAMEQNLMRLSDLAGEIRRQLKPLGRQAEIARQAQTIAAVVRDAKARLYADDVVQLRRQLAEHARGEQERHTERIALEEQASDIRSRITHLEREQTARAVDEAQRVVFGLEQVQERIRGLYTLANQRLSLLGSDDDAGENPVTVSQQAIDAAHEEVTRLGDIVIEARDAVEGASREVVHARAELDALDADIAEQSALVSEYDMRVTTLRGSAEAAEQTLEAVRAGVVRQQAALDAAEERRREAQDAFDQLEAAEAGETAAAELQSAYEQAQREVSAAEKAHEEVRERHREAEREADALTAKTAALSSALDVKNAASAIIARGGRGVRGLVSESVQVDAGYERAVEAVLGPLAEGVLVDDRSAAFDVASSTGEDGAVDVVIAEAPEGDAVEAGATGLAPAAGVVQAPSGVMGLLRSVLIAEDLEQAREAAERVPVDATIVTRVGEVVTARTIRAGSGDGTSRLALQAERDDASARLAGIRDGLAALDDERAAGRERVEAARRRQKEALASLREHDAQLAQQAEHVNRVTVRREAAIAECERLTADLDKARAAVADSEGRVAQARKELTRAVEEPRPILDASSRDGLLEELEKARELEMGARLEVETTRERVRAAEAQAAGLERQRTREQEAAAQAARRAVLRRRQREIAQAVADELPAVLDSADRSVAEARAALGEAERARSAVSGELRQLRERDTSIRERLARLTESVHGLELQIHEKKLHLTSLTERAQSELGMGEEILVAEYGPDQPVPLDQVLAEQTSAAPATEPDVTREPDRVGTDAPAPGDLGPPEEAPAGEDDAPDGSEAPEDPAGAAVESVPYDRAQQEKRLRAAERQLGQLGRVNPLALEEFDALEQRHKFLTEQLDDLTQTRKDLQTIIADLDERMQTIFADAFEDTKQAFGEVFPILFPGGTGSISLTDPHDMLATGIEVSVKPAGKKIERLSLLSGGERSLAAVALLTAIFKARPSPFYILDEVEAALDDANLGRLLGVFEKLRENSQLIVITHQKRTMEIADALYGVSMRQDGVSAVVGQRVGDRATA comes from the coding sequence GTGCACCTGAAGAGCCTCACCGTGAAGGGGTTCAAGTCGTTCGCGCAACCGACCACCTTCGTCCTGGAACCGGGCGTGACTGCGATCGTCGGTCCGAACGGATCCGGGAAGTCGAATGTCGTCGACGCTCTGGCCTGGGTCATGGGCGAGCAGGGGGCGAAGACCCTCCGTGGCGGAAAGATGGAGGACGTCATCTTCGCGGGCACCGCGACGCGCGGGCCCCTCGGTCGCGCGGAAGTGCAGCTCACGATTGACAATGCCGACGGCGCACTGCCGATCGAGTACAGCGAGGTCTCCATTCGCCGCACGCTGTTCCGCAGCGGCCAGAGCGAGTACGCCATCAACGGCGAGGCGTGTCGTCTGCTGGACGTGCAGGAACTGCTGAGCGATTCCGGACTCGGGCGTGAGATGCACGTCATCGTGGGTCAGGGCCGCCTCGACAGCGTGCTGCGTGCGACGCCCGAGGAGCGTCGCGGTTTCATCGAGGAGGCCGCGGGGATCCTCAAGCACCGCCGTCGCAAGGAAAAGACGCTCCGCAAGCTCGATGCGATGGAGCAGAACCTCATGCGCTTGAGCGACCTGGCGGGGGAGATCCGTCGACAGCTCAAGCCGCTCGGCCGGCAAGCGGAGATCGCGCGGCAGGCGCAGACGATCGCCGCGGTCGTGCGCGATGCGAAGGCGCGCCTGTACGCGGATGACGTCGTACAGCTGCGGCGCCAGCTCGCGGAGCACGCCCGCGGCGAGCAGGAGCGACACACGGAGCGCATCGCGCTCGAGGAACAGGCCTCCGACATCCGATCGCGAATCACGCACCTCGAGCGGGAACAGACCGCCCGGGCCGTCGACGAGGCGCAGCGCGTGGTGTTCGGTCTCGAGCAGGTCCAGGAGCGGATCCGCGGGCTCTACACGCTTGCGAACCAGCGGCTCTCGCTGCTCGGAAGCGACGACGACGCAGGCGAAAACCCCGTGACCGTCTCGCAGCAGGCGATCGATGCCGCACACGAGGAGGTCACGCGGCTCGGGGACATCGTGATCGAGGCGCGTGATGCCGTCGAGGGCGCGTCTCGTGAGGTCGTCCACGCCCGCGCCGAGCTCGACGCACTCGACGCCGACATCGCCGAGCAGAGCGCGCTCGTGAGCGAGTACGACATGCGGGTGACGACGTTGCGCGGATCCGCGGAGGCGGCGGAGCAGACGCTCGAGGCCGTGCGGGCAGGCGTGGTGCGGCAGCAGGCCGCACTCGACGCGGCCGAGGAGCGCCGGCGCGAAGCGCAGGACGCGTTCGACCAGCTCGAGGCGGCCGAGGCGGGGGAGACCGCTGCGGCTGAGCTTCAGTCGGCGTACGAGCAGGCGCAACGCGAGGTCAGCGCTGCGGAGAAGGCCCACGAGGAGGTTCGCGAGCGCCACCGGGAGGCGGAGCGCGAGGCGGATGCCTTGACCGCGAAGACCGCTGCGCTCAGCTCGGCCCTCGACGTCAAGAACGCCGCCAGCGCGATCATCGCGCGCGGTGGGCGGGGCGTCCGCGGGCTCGTGAGCGAGTCCGTGCAGGTGGACGCCGGTTACGAGCGTGCTGTCGAAGCGGTGCTGGGGCCGCTCGCGGAAGGCGTGCTCGTCGACGACAGAAGCGCGGCATTCGACGTCGCGTCGTCGACGGGCGAGGACGGCGCGGTCGACGTCGTCATCGCCGAGGCCCCGGAGGGCGACGCGGTTGAGGCGGGTGCGACGGGGCTGGCGCCCGCCGCGGGCGTCGTCCAGGCCCCCAGCGGAGTCATGGGGCTGCTGCGATCGGTGCTGATCGCCGAGGACCTCGAGCAGGCGCGCGAGGCCGCCGAGCGCGTGCCCGTCGACGCGACGATCGTCACCCGCGTCGGCGAGGTCGTCACCGCCCGAACGATTCGCGCCGGATCCGGCGATGGCACGTCGCGACTCGCGTTGCAGGCCGAGCGAGACGACGCCTCCGCGCGCCTCGCCGGGATCCGCGACGGCCTCGCGGCACTCGACGACGAGCGCGCGGCCGGACGGGAACGCGTCGAGGCGGCGAGACGCCGGCAGAAGGAAGCGCTGGCGTCGCTTCGCGAACATGACGCGCAGCTCGCGCAACAAGCCGAACACGTCAACCGCGTCACGGTGCGTCGTGAGGCGGCGATCGCGGAATGCGAGCGCTTGACGGCGGATCTGGACAAAGCTCGTGCCGCGGTTGCCGATTCCGAAGGGCGTGTCGCGCAGGCCCGGAAGGAGCTCACGCGCGCGGTCGAGGAACCGCGCCCCATCCTCGACGCGTCATCGCGCGACGGCCTGCTCGAGGAGCTCGAGAAGGCACGCGAACTCGAGATGGGCGCACGCCTCGAGGTCGAGACGACTCGCGAGCGTGTGCGGGCCGCGGAGGCGCAGGCCGCGGGCCTGGAACGCCAGCGCACGCGCGAGCAGGAGGCTGCGGCGCAGGCGGCGCGCCGCGCCGTGCTGCGCAGGCGCCAGCGCGAGATCGCGCAGGCCGTCGCCGACGAGCTTCCGGCGGTGCTTGATTCGGCCGACCGCTCGGTCGCGGAGGCGCGCGCGGCCCTCGGTGAGGCGGAACGCGCGCGCAGCGCCGTGTCGGGAGAGCTGCGCCAGCTGCGGGAGAGAGACACCTCGATCCGCGAGCGCCTCGCGCGGCTCACCGAGAGCGTTCACGGCCTCGAACTGCAGATCCACGAGAAGAAGCTGCACCTGACGAGCCTCACCGAGCGCGCGCAGTCCGAGCTGGGGATGGGGGAGGAGATCCTCGTCGCCGAGTACGGGCCGGATCAGCCGGTGCCGCTCGATCAGGTGCTCGCCGAACAGACCTCGGCCGCGCCGGCGACCGAACCGGACGTCACGCGGGAACCGGATCGCGTCGGCACGGACGCGCCGGCTCCGGGCGATCTCGGCCCGCCTGAGGAGGCGCCGGCGGGAGAAGATGACGCCCCGGATGGCTCCGAGGCGCCGGAGGACCCCGCCGGCGCCGCGGTCGAGTCGGTGCCGTACGACCGCGCGCAGCAGGAGAAGCGCCTGCGCGCCGCGGAGCGCCAGCTGGGCCAGCTCGGCCGGGTGAACCCCCTCGCGCTTGAGGAATTCGACGCGCTGGAACAGCGACACAAGTTCCTCACGGAACAGCTCGACGACCTCACCCAGACGCGCAAGGACCTGCAGACGATCATCGCCGACCTCGATGAGCGGATGCAGACGATCTTCGCGGACGCGTTCGAGGACACGAAGCAGGCCTTCGGGGAGGTGTTCCCGATCCTGTTCCCCGGGGGCACGGGATCCATCTCGCTCACCGACCCACACGACATGCTCGCCACCGGCATCGAGGTCTCGGTCAAGCCCGCCGGCAAGAAGATCGAGCGCCTCTCGCTGCTCTCCGGCGGCGAGCGGTCGCTCGCCGCGGTCGCTCTGCTCACCGCGATCTTCAAGGCGCGCCCGAGCCCCTTCTATATTCTCGACGAGGTCGAGGCCGCGCTCGACGATGCGAACCTCGGCCGGCTGCTGGGCGTGTTCGAAAAGCTGCGGGAGAACAGCCAGCTGATCGTCATCACGCACCAGAAGCGCACGATGGAGATCGCCGACGCTCTGTACGGCGTCTCGATGCGCCAGGACGGCGTCTCGGCGGTCGTCGGCCAGCGGGTGGGCGACCGCGCCACCGCATGA
- a CDS encoding class I SAM-dependent methyltransferase — protein sequence MSDADDLQPGPTGGALLAAFDELAPRLRRSPDLEAPDLVAADASDRLILAETLPLGDDVVVIGDRYGGLTLPILVADPSARVRVHQDPLTSERALAENAERLGIELTGRVTWHDLGASLTRDATTVLLQLPRGLDALDEIARVVAEAADPSARVIAGGRVKHMTRTMNEVLGMHFASVRASRGVGKSRALHAAEPVRGAGEPWPRRRHHADVGLELVAHGAAFAGTDLDIGTRFLLTHLEDMPHAESVIDLGCGTGAISASYARARPGARLIATDRSAAAVSSARATMAANGVTDRVQVVRDDGLAAQPDGSHDLVLLNPPFHSGNAVTDRIAPRLFAEAARALRPGGELWTVWNSHLRYRPQLERLVGPTRQIARNSTFTITASTRR from the coding sequence ATGAGCGACGCCGACGATCTCCAGCCCGGGCCCACGGGCGGCGCCCTGCTCGCCGCGTTCGACGAGCTCGCGCCCCGCCTGCGTCGGTCGCCCGATCTCGAGGCGCCCGACCTCGTCGCCGCCGACGCCAGCGACCGCCTGATCCTCGCCGAGACGCTCCCGCTCGGGGACGACGTGGTCGTCATCGGTGATCGCTACGGCGGCCTGACGCTGCCGATCCTCGTCGCAGACCCCTCGGCCCGCGTGCGCGTGCACCAGGACCCCCTCACGAGCGAACGGGCACTCGCGGAGAACGCCGAGCGCCTCGGGATCGAGCTGACCGGCCGCGTGACCTGGCACGACCTTGGCGCATCCCTCACGCGGGATGCGACGACGGTGCTGTTGCAGCTGCCGCGCGGCCTCGACGCGCTCGACGAGATCGCGCGCGTGGTCGCCGAGGCCGCGGACCCGTCGGCGCGCGTGATCGCGGGAGGACGGGTGAAGCACATGACGCGCACGATGAACGAGGTATTGGGAATGCACTTCGCGTCGGTGCGAGCCAGCCGCGGCGTAGGGAAGTCACGCGCGCTGCACGCGGCCGAGCCGGTGCGTGGCGCGGGGGAGCCGTGGCCGCGCCGCCGCCATCACGCCGATGTCGGCCTCGAGCTCGTGGCGCACGGAGCCGCCTTCGCCGGAACGGACCTCGATATCGGCACGCGTTTCCTGCTGACGCATCTCGAGGATATGCCGCATGCGGAATCCGTGATCGATCTCGGCTGCGGCACCGGCGCGATCTCCGCGTCGTACGCTCGCGCGCGCCCCGGCGCCCGGCTCATCGCGACCGATCGCTCCGCAGCCGCCGTCAGCTCGGCGCGGGCCACGATGGCGGCGAACGGCGTGACGGATCGGGTCCAGGTCGTGCGCGACGACGGTCTCGCCGCGCAGCCAGACGGCTCCCACGATCTCGTGCTGCTGAACCCGCCGTTCCATTCGGGAAACGCGGTCACGGACCGCATCGCGCCGCGCCTGTTCGCCGAGGCGGCGCGAGCTCTGCGCCCGGGCGGCGAGCTGTGGACGGTCTGGAATAGCCACCTGCGCTACCGCCCGCAGCTCGAGCGACTGGTCGGCCCGACGCGACAGATCGCGCGCAACAGCACCTTCACGATCACGGCCTCGACGCGCCGGTAG
- the ftsY gene encoding signal recognition particle-docking protein FtsY, with amino-acid sequence MAEKWSLGRALRGMFVKETIDDDTWEDLETALITADFGPDITEQIVDDLREKVARFHTEDPKDLKRMLVESLEERFAQFDTTLKLTERPAVVLVVGVNGVGKTTTIGKFAHFLKRFGRSIVIGAADTFRAAAVEQLATWAERADAAIVRPEREGQDPASVAYQTIDHAKTHGTEIVLVDTAGRLHTKAGLMDELQKVRRVIEKQAPVSEVLLVLDATTGQNGVMQAEAFLEHAGVTGLVITKLDGSAKGGFVLSVQERTGIPVKLLGEGEGIGDLAGFTPHAFAAQLVG; translated from the coding sequence ATGGCGGAGAAGTGGTCCCTCGGCCGCGCGTTGCGCGGCATGTTCGTGAAAGAGACGATCGACGACGACACGTGGGAGGACCTCGAGACCGCGCTGATCACGGCCGACTTCGGGCCGGACATCACCGAGCAGATCGTCGACGACCTGCGCGAGAAGGTCGCCCGCTTCCACACGGAGGATCCGAAAGACCTCAAGCGCATGCTCGTCGAGAGCCTCGAGGAGCGGTTCGCCCAGTTCGACACCACCCTGAAACTGACCGAACGCCCCGCGGTGGTGCTCGTCGTCGGCGTCAACGGTGTCGGCAAGACGACGACGATCGGCAAGTTCGCGCATTTCCTGAAGCGCTTCGGACGATCGATCGTGATCGGCGCGGCCGACACGTTCCGCGCCGCGGCGGTGGAGCAGCTCGCGACGTGGGCCGAACGCGCGGACGCGGCGATCGTACGTCCCGAGCGCGAGGGGCAGGACCCCGCGTCGGTCGCCTATCAGACCATTGATCACGCCAAGACCCACGGCACCGAGATCGTGCTCGTCGACACGGCGGGCCGACTGCACACGAAGGCCGGCCTGATGGACGAGCTGCAGAAGGTCCGCCGCGTCATCGAGAAGCAGGCACCCGTCAGCGAGGTGCTCCTCGTGCTCGACGCGACGACCGGCCAGAACGGCGTGATGCAGGCCGAGGCGTTCCTCGAGCACGCCGGCGTGACGGGCCTCGTGATCACGAAGCTCGACGGATCCGCGAAGGGCGGGTTCGTGCTGAGCGTCCAGGAACGCACGGGGATCCCCGTGAAGCTGCTGGGCGAGGGCGAGGGCATCGGCGACCTCGCGGGTTTCACGCCGCACGCGTTCGCCGCGCAGCTCGTCGGCTGA
- a CDS encoding DUF2004 domain-containing protein encodes MAIEHDYFGLLETGPDGAIFWSENVDLGDMRVTVDLTAPDQDDVTLDALDAAASLVTSIEEIDRRARHAMLAEVDNRASDVTEFILEMTKRYGDELDDILVDVSGDAPVDVIRSLELMSMTILADEHDGSDPFAVLEYALDPDETDDVLLVNFAGDGTVQSVTNAD; translated from the coding sequence ATGGCGATCGAACACGACTACTTCGGGCTGCTCGAGACGGGCCCCGACGGCGCGATCTTCTGGAGCGAGAACGTCGACCTGGGGGACATGCGCGTCACGGTCGATCTCACCGCGCCGGATCAGGACGATGTCACGCTCGACGCGCTCGACGCCGCGGCGTCGCTCGTGACGTCGATCGAGGAGATCGATCGTCGCGCGCGCCACGCCATGCTCGCGGAGGTCGACAACCGCGCGAGCGACGTGACGGAGTTCATCCTCGAGATGACGAAGCGCTACGGCGACGAGCTTGACGACATCCTCGTCGACGTCTCCGGCGACGCGCCGGTCGACGTCATTCGGTCGCTCGAGCTGATGAGCATGACGATCCTGGCCGACGAGCACGATGGTTCGGATCCGTTCGCGGTGCTCGAGTACGCGCTGGACCCGGATGAGACCGACGACGTGCTTCTCGTCAACTTCGCGGGTGACGGCACGGTGCAGTCGGTCACGAACGCCGACTGA
- a CDS encoding ATP-binding cassette domain-containing protein — translation MTLMSLRGLDVDLPGSGRVLEDVSLDIAPGEILAIVGESGAGKSVLARTLLGLTQADPFARVHADELTFDGTDLRSARPRRWRQLRGSDIGLVLQDALQSLDPLRTVAAEVGEPLAIRGVRRRERRRQVIEALERAGLPDAEALLGRRSGELSGGMRQRVLIASAIVGGARMLIADEPTTALDATVAARVLDLLRGLADDGAGVLFITHDLLAARRIADRVLVLDAGRAIETGSAGSVLTSPSHPVTRALLAALPTAAAPRDAPPADHGTGVGIEARDVVRRYGRVTALDGVSVRLTAGRTLGVVGESGSGKSTLARVLIGAERPDAGSVHRSGEPRVRLVPQDPLGSFDPRRTVGRILRDARADSAPRPAELLERVGLDAGMLDRLPARLSGGQRQRVAIARALAAMPEVLVCDEPVSALDVTTQAGILALLRDLQTRDGLAMVFISHDLAVVRGMADHVAVMRDGRVVEEGPTDRVYADPQHPFTRELIAAAG, via the coding sequence ATGACGCTCATGAGCCTGCGCGGGCTCGACGTCGATCTGCCGGGTTCGGGTCGCGTCCTCGAGGACGTCTCGCTCGACATCGCTCCCGGCGAGATCCTCGCGATCGTTGGCGAATCCGGCGCCGGCAAGTCGGTCCTGGCGCGCACGCTGCTCGGTCTCACGCAGGCGGATCCGTTCGCCCGCGTGCACGCCGACGAGCTCACCTTCGACGGCACGGATCTGCGCTCCGCTCGGCCGCGTCGGTGGCGGCAGCTGCGCGGATCCGACATCGGCCTCGTGCTGCAGGACGCCCTGCAGTCCCTCGACCCGCTGCGGACCGTCGCAGCCGAGGTCGGGGAGCCCCTCGCGATCCGCGGCGTCCGGAGGCGCGAGCGCCGCCGTCAGGTGATCGAGGCGCTGGAACGGGCCGGACTGCCGGATGCAGAGGCGCTGCTCGGCCGTCGATCCGGCGAACTGTCCGGAGGGATGCGGCAGCGCGTGCTCATCGCGTCCGCGATCGTCGGCGGCGCGCGGATGCTCATCGCGGACGAACCGACGACGGCGCTCGACGCGACCGTGGCGGCGCGCGTGCTCGACCTGTTGCGCGGCCTCGCAGATGACGGCGCGGGGGTCCTGTTCATCACCCACGACCTGCTGGCCGCCCGCCGCATCGCCGACCGCGTCCTGGTGCTCGACGCGGGCCGCGCGATCGAGACCGGCTCTGCCGGATCCGTGCTGACGTCGCCGTCGCACCCCGTCACGCGCGCCCTCCTCGCCGCCCTTCCGACGGCGGCGGCACCACGCGACGCCCCGCCCGCAGATCACGGCACGGGCGTGGGAATCGAGGCGCGCGATGTGGTGCGACGGTACGGTCGCGTGACCGCCCTCGACGGCGTCAGCGTGCGCCTGACGGCGGGCCGGACCCTCGGGGTCGTCGGCGAGTCGGGCTCGGGGAAGTCCACGCTCGCGCGCGTGCTGATCGGCGCGGAGCGGCCCGACGCCGGATCCGTTCACCGCTCGGGCGAGCCGCGGGTGCGTCTCGTTCCGCAGGATCCGCTCGGATCGTTCGATCCGCGGCGCACCGTCGGCCGCATCCTCCGCGACGCGCGAGCGGACAGCGCTCCGCGTCCGGCGGAGCTGCTCGAACGCGTGGGCCTCGACGCCGGAATGCTCGACCGCCTCCCCGCTCGACTCTCGGGCGGGCAGCGCCAACGCGTCGCCATCGCGCGGGCGCTCGCGGCCATGCCGGAGGTCCTCGTGTGCGACGAGCCCGTCTCGGCGCTCGACGTCACGACGCAGGCCGGAATCCTCGCCCTGCTGCGCGACCTGCAGACGCGTGACGGCCTCGCCATGGTCTTCATCTCGCACGATCTCGCCGTCGTTCGCGGCATGGCCGATCACGTCGCGGTGATGCGAGACGGCCGCGTCGTCGAGGAGGGCCCCACTGACCGCGTGTACGCGGATCCACAGCACCCGTTCACGCGGGAACTGATCGCCGCGGCGGGATGA
- a CDS encoding ABC transporter permease, with translation MRPVPRVRHAAAALGAPGITAAVVVLALGVSIIAPGLIAPGDPLGISPADGFRPPSLAHPFGTDESGRDVLTRVVHGAGASAGIGIAATAIGIGLGVVIGFASGLGPRLVDQALTRVVEVLYALPTLVMALLFVAVLGAGPTSSVLAVGLATAPGYARVIRARVRQVAMSDYVAYARHEGLSAPRAFVRHVLPNTLWPLAALVTLGVGQAIVWVSALSFLGLGAEPPSPEWGSMLNAGRVYLATAWWMTFFPGLAIIVTATALTALGRALSKGSTS, from the coding sequence ATGAGACCAGTCCCTCGCGTCCGCCACGCCGCGGCCGCGCTCGGCGCCCCCGGGATCACCGCCGCGGTCGTCGTGCTCGCGCTCGGCGTCTCGATCATTGCCCCCGGGCTCATCGCGCCGGGGGATCCCCTCGGCATCTCCCCTGCCGACGGCTTCCGACCACCCAGCCTCGCCCATCCGTTCGGGACCGACGAGTCGGGCAGAGATGTCCTCACCCGCGTCGTGCACGGCGCCGGGGCGTCGGCGGGGATCGGCATCGCCGCCACCGCAATCGGCATCGGGCTCGGCGTCGTCATCGGCTTCGCCTCCGGCCTCGGCCCGCGGCTCGTCGACCAGGCGCTCACCCGCGTCGTCGAGGTGCTCTACGCCCTGCCGACACTGGTCATGGCGCTACTCTTCGTTGCCGTGCTCGGCGCCGGCCCGACCAGCTCCGTCCTCGCGGTCGGGCTGGCGACCGCGCCCGGGTACGCCCGCGTCATCCGCGCGCGGGTGCGCCAGGTCGCGATGAGCGACTACGTCGCCTACGCCCGCCACGAAGGACTCTCCGCACCGCGCGCGTTCGTTCGCCACGTGCTACCCAACACGCTCTGGCCACTCGCCGCTCTCGTCACACTCGGCGTCGGACAGGCGATCGTGTGGGTCTCCGCCCTGAGCTTCCTCGGCCTCGGGGCCGAGCCGCCGTCGCCCGAGTGGGGCTCGATGCTGAACGCCGGACGGGTGTACCTCGCGACCGCGTGGTGGATGACGTTCTTCCCCGGGCTCGCGATCATCGTCACGGCGACCGCACTCACCGCCCTCGGCCGGGCGCTATCGAAGGGGTCGACGTCATGA
- a CDS encoding ABC transporter permease has product MTTLKWLAAKLAAAIGVVWLVATLVFFALRASGDPLEAILGGPGSQASEESVRAAVEAYALDQPLVSQYLLQLRDIATLQLGDSFARRQPVADLLWAALPSTLLLAAIALVLAWILAVAGAVVQSVSRGRFGRAVGSVMRALEVVASVVPQFWLGAVLIMIFASSAGWLPATSTGNDPASLAMPVVTLAIPIAGFLSQVSRDALDTADIAPFATSARARGASELRVLLRHTLRHASLPAISLSGWAFGSLLSGAVVVEVLFARPGLGRLLQQAALARDVPVVIGAVVIVALMYVVVVIATDALELVVDPRLRRAARARRAPDVAVGS; this is encoded by the coding sequence ATGACGACGCTGAAGTGGCTCGCGGCGAAGCTCGCCGCGGCCATCGGCGTCGTCTGGCTCGTCGCGACACTCGTTTTCTTCGCCCTGCGTGCGTCCGGGGATCCGCTCGAGGCGATTCTCGGCGGCCCCGGCTCGCAGGCGAGCGAGGAGTCCGTGCGCGCGGCCGTCGAGGCCTACGCGCTCGATCAGCCGTTGGTGTCGCAGTACCTCCTGCAGCTGCGTGATATCGCGACGCTGCAGCTCGGCGACTCGTTCGCCCGACGCCAGCCGGTCGCCGACCTGCTGTGGGCTGCCCTGCCGTCCACCCTGTTGCTCGCCGCGATCGCCCTCGTGCTGGCGTGGATCCTCGCCGTCGCGGGCGCCGTCGTGCAGTCCGTGTCGCGCGGGCGCTTCGGGCGCGCGGTCGGATCCGTGATGCGCGCGCTGGAAGTGGTGGCGAGTGTGGTCCCGCAGTTCTGGCTCGGCGCCGTGCTCATCATGATCTTCGCCTCGAGCGCCGGCTGGCTTCCCGCGACCAGCACCGGGAACGACCCCGCTTCGCTCGCGATGCCCGTCGTCACGCTGGCCATCCCGATCGCCGGCTTCCTGTCGCAGGTCTCGCGCGACGCGCTCGATACGGCGGATATCGCGCCGTTCGCGACCTCGGCGCGTGCGCGCGGCGCCAGCGAGCTGCGGGTCCTGCTGCGCCACACCCTTCGGCACGCGAGCCTGCCGGCGATCTCGCTGTCGGGCTGGGCGTTCGGCAGCCTCCTCAGCGGGGCGGTCGTCGTCGAGGTGCTGTTCGCCCGTCCGGGCCTCGGACGCCTGCTGCAGCAGGCCGCACTCGCCCGCGATGTCCCCGTCGTCATCGGCGCGGTTGTCATCGTCGCGCTCATGTACGTCGTCGTCGTGATCGCGACCGACGCGCTCGAGCTCGTCGTGGATCCCCGCCTGCGTCGCGCCGCTCGCGCCCGCCGCGCGCCGGACGTGGCGGTGGGATCATGA